The genomic window CCAAGGAAGCAGTTGTTGCTCTCGTTTACAGAGGCGTTATGACCGATGACGAAAACGGCAACCAGCTCACATGGACACAGCTCAAGGAGACATATACAAACGTATTCGACTCCGAGCTTGCAGAGTTCAACAAGAAGCTCCACGAGTACACAGGCAAGTAATTGCATATCACAAGCGGCAGGTGACCCCTGCCGCTTTTTTTGTGTCGTACTGCTGTGCTTGCTATTTGTCATCAGGTGTGGTAAAATAGAAAAGTGGTTTTACCTTAAGAAATATTTAAGAAAAATCTCCGCACCTTCTTAAGAAAAGTGTGCTATTATATATTCAAAGGAGAAGTGAAGCAAATGGATAAGCAAACGGTTCTTGTAGTGGACGATGACAGGGATATAGTGTCGGCGATAGCCAGGCTGCTCAATGATGAGGGCATATCGGTGCTCAAAGCATACGACGGGCTCGAAGCACTCGATGTCATAGCCACCCGACAGGTTGACCTGCTGGTGATAGATGTTATGATGCCCAGGCTCGACGGCCTTTCGGCTCTTATGCGCATAAGGCAGAACAACAATATCCCGGTCATAGTGCTCTCTGCAAAGAGCGAGGACACCGACAAGATACTCGGGCTTTCCATGGGGGCTGACGATTACATAACCAAACCCTATAACCCCCTTGAGCTGATAGCGAGAGTAAAGGCCAATTTGAGAAGATATCTCACTCTCGGTTCGGCGGCTGCATCTTCTCCTGCGAAAAGCGTCATAACCGTCGGCGGCCTGGAGCTTGACAAGGAGACAAAGAGCATCACCGCAGACGGCAGAAAAAGCACGCTGACCGCTACTGAGTATAAGATACTCGAACTGCTCATGGAAAACGCAGGCAGGGTGTTCTCGGCAGAGGAGATATATCAGCGTGTATGGCGTGAAGATGCATATGCGGTGGAAAACACCGTAATGGTACACATTCGGCACATAAGGGAGAAAATAGAGATAGACCCTAAGGAGCCGAGATACTTGAAGGTGGTGTGGGGCGTTGGATACAAAATTGAAAAAAGATGAAGACAACAAAACGGATGAGATGATCTCAGACAGCCTGGAGGTGACAGCTCCGCCTGATGATAAAGAGGGCTTTTTACCTCCTCCTGCAAAGGGGACGGTCGCCTATAAGCTGCGTGCAAGGTGGATAAGGATGCTGATGTTTATACTGTCGGCGTTTTTGGTGGCATACGGGCTCACGGCGGTAATGGCGCTTTCCTGTATCGAATATGCGTGGGATATCGAAGCGGCCGTCATGGGCGACAAGCAGATAAACGAGACCTACAGCGATAAGGCAGAGCACCGTGTGGGTGCAGACGAGATAGAAAACCTCTACAGCAGCCTGTGTATAGTGTCGTCGCAGGTGCTCAGATATGACGATATGCCGTTTGATTACCTGAGCTCTGTGAGCAATGAGATACGGGCGGTAACGGACAAGGTGTTTCTTGACGAAGGCGAGGGCTTTACAAGGCTTGCGGGCGTTGATGACAGGTTTGAATACTTTGTGTCATACGGCGGCAGATATATGACAAATATCGAAGGCCTGTCGGCAAATTCCGGCTATGACGAGATAGTAAAAAAGCTCGGCAGCGATGATGCTTACTATCTAAGGCTCGGCGACAAGACCTACTCGGGCGGTGTCAACAAGCAGCGTGTAGGCCGCACCGACTATGAGAGCGGCGACTTAAAGGCAGCAGAGCCTTATCTTCCTCTTGGTTCGGCCTATTATGATGAGGATTACAAGGCGCATATTTTCAGCTACTATAAATACGCATATGACACGACAGTGTTTGAAAACGAGGAGCTGCCGTCAGCAGACAGCAGCGGTGACTACCCTTATTACAAGGGCGGTGTGAGATATAAGTATAACGAAAAGCTCGACGAGCTGATAGCTGACAAGACGCTGAAAAAGCTCGATGACAGCGGCATAAAGGTGGCATTAGGCCTTAAGCCATACACCGACAAGGCAGCAGGTGCGCTTGATAAGGACGAGCAGGTGTCGCTCTCAAAGGGGCTTGTTATAAGCCTTATGCCTGTGGGGGCAGTGCTGTTTGTGATAGTCATTCTTCTTATGGTGCGCTGCGGCTATGACCGTGACACGGGCAGGTTTGTGGCATCATACTGGCTTGATAAGAGGTTCTCGGCCGAGGTTTTCCTGTTCTCGGCAATAGCAGCGCTTGCCGGCGAGGGTGCGCTTTTTGACTCGCTCAGCGGTGAGATAAAGTTGGCGCTCGACCGCAAGGATATCGTGTTTTTCAGCTCGTTTGCGCTCGGTACACTGCTGCTTTGGATAATAGGCTTCGGCAGCGTGCTCGTGATGCTCAGAAAGCTCAAAACAAGGACGTTTTTCTCGACCTCGCTGCTCGTTAAGCTGATAGGCTTCGTTTCTAAGGGCTTATCTGATGTGTATGAGAGGAGCAGCCGCAGACTTATGCGCACCTCCTACCACAAGCTCAGCGTCAGCAAGCGGGTCTTTGTCAGGAGCATCATCTTCGCAGTGCTCACGGGCTTTGCGATACTGCTGCCTGCTGTGATATATCTTGACGGCGGCTGGTCGCCTGATGATATGTCGGTGGTGTTTGTGTTCTTAACTGTGTATGCAGTGTACTTTGTATGGTATGTGCTCACAAGCCTTGACTATTTCCACAATTCCGAGCTGCTTTGCAAAAAGCTTGAAACTATCAGCAGCGGCGAAAAGTACGAGGGCGATAAACCGCAGCCCACCTCGCCTTTCTATGAGCCGTTCATGGGGCTTGACAAGCTCGATGAGAGGATAAAGTTCCAGGCTCAGGAAATGGTAAGGAGCGAGCGCACAAAGGTCGAGCTGGTTACTAATGTCTCGCACGACCTGAAAACTCCGCTCACGTCGATAATCAGCTATACCTACCTTCTCTCAAAGGAGGAGATGAGCGACGAAGCAAGAGACTATGTGAAGATACTCTCTCAGAAATCCGAAAAGCTCAAAGCTATAGTGAATGACGTGTTCACTCTTGCAAAGGCAGCAAGCGGTGCAGAGATAAAGCACGAGCGCCTTGACCTTGCGATGCTCATAAACCAGACAATAGCCAGCAATCAGGATATCATCGAGCAGAGCGGCTTTGCAGTCAAGACGACTGTGCCGGACGAGGCTGTGTTTATCATGGGTGACGGCGACAAGCTGTCAAGGGTGCTGCAAAACCTTCTTGACAATGCGCTGAAATACTCGCTCAGAGGGACAAGGGTGTATATCGAGCTTAGTGTATCAGAGCGCAGGGCACAGGCAATATTCAAGAACACCGCCGCTGAGGAGATGCAGTTTACCGCCGAGGAGATAACCGAGCGCTTTACAAGGGGCGATAAATCCCGTACTGACGGCGGCAGCGGTCTTGGGCTGTCTATTGCCAAGACCTTCACCGAAGCCTGCGGAGGAGCTTTCCGCATAGAGCTTGACGGCGATGTGTTCAAGGCGATAGCTGAGTTTGATACGCTTTACGACCAGTGATGAAGTTCTCGTATTTAAGGCAACACCGCACAAAGACCGCCTGAAGGCTTTGTACGCAACTTACTTGCATCTTTTCCGTCATATTACACATTTTTTCCTTGAAATACGGTAGTATTCCTTCGGAAAATCTGTGCGATCTGACGAAAAAGCTGACTGCGCAATTTGCGCACAATCTTCGTGCGGTGTTGCCTTAGCAGGATAACGCAGTATAGTTAAAGGCACTTGGGTCAGTCGGTATTCTGACAAAGGTGCCTTTTTGCTGTCAGAAGACGACGAAGACAAGGACGAAGAAGACAGTATGTCCTTTTCCTTGTCCTTTTCTTTTTCATTATCCTTGTCTTCTTCCTTAACATTATCATTATCTTTATCATTATCTTTATCCTTATCCTTATCAGCATAGGTTTGCATTGCAAATAAATGCATTTGCATACATTTGTAAGCATATGCATAGTATAGCACAGGCTTTGGGATATTTGCCTTTTGAAAATCATTACAAATTGAAAACATTTGCAGATAAACTATTGAAAAATAAAATAAAGCATTGTATAATAGTTATGATTGGATAATTATGCAAGGGAGATAGTAAGTATGAAAGCAACAGTAAAAACAGCTTCACTTGAAATATCTGCAAACACCTCGGGCGCTGAGCTTTGCTCGGTGAAAAAGGACGGTGTGGAGTATATCTGGCAGGCAGGCGATGCCTGGAAAAGATATGCACCGATACTGTTCCCGTTCATCTGCTCGCCCAAGGGCAAGAAATATAAGGCAAACGGTGTCGAATACACCATGCCCACAAACCACGGCTTTGCAAGGGATAAGGAGTTTGCGCTCAAAGAGCAGACTGATAACAGCCTGAGCTTTGTCCTCACATCAGATGAGGAAACGCTTAAGGTATACCCCTATGATTTCGAGCTGACTGTCAGCTTTACTGTAGACGGCGACAGCGTCGAGGTGCTTAATTCTGTAAAGAATACCGGCAAGGGAGATATGTATTTCTACCTCGGCGGCCACCCGGCTTTCAACTGTCCGCTTGAAGAAGGGCTTTCGTTTGATGATTATGAGATAAGATATGAAAAGACTGAAACGATAATCCAGCCGCTGCTCACCGGCGGTGAGAGGACTGTTATTGATAACGCCCAGGGCTATAAGCTCACCCGTGCGCTCTTTGACCACGATGTTATCATGAAGGATAAGCCGAATTCCAAGAGCATAACCCTTATGTCAGACAAGGGCAGCAGGAGCGTGACTCTGCGCTTCCCGGAGAGCGAGTGCATAGCTGTGTGGTCGTCTACCGGCAACGATGAGGCGAGATTTGTCTGCCTTGAGCCCTGGACGAGCGTGCCTGTATATGCTGACGACGAGTTTGAGGACATCGAGAAAAAGCCCCACGCTGTAAAGCTCGCAGCAGGCGGTAAGTTTGACTACCGCTACTATATAGAGGTGAAGTGATGAAGGCCGTCATACAGCGTGTAAACTATGCGGATGTAAAGGTCGGCGGTGAGACGGTCGGCGAGACAGGCAAGGGCTATCTCATACTTTTCGGCGCCGCTGTGGGCGATACCGAGGAGGACGCTGACAGGCTCGCTGCAAAGATATCCACCCTGCGTATCTTTTCTGATGAGAACGATAAGATAAACCTCTCGATAAAAGATGTGGGAGGAGATATACTCTGCGTGTCGCAGTTCACCCTGTGTGCTGACTGCCGCAAGGGCAACAGGCCGAGCTTTACTGATGCAATGCCGCCCGAAGAAGCAAACAGGCTTTATGAGTATTTCTGCGATAAGTGCGCAGAGCTTGCAGAATGTAAGGTCGGCAGGGGAGTTTTCGGGGCTGATATGAAAGTCACCCTGCAAAACGACGGCCCGTTCACTGTTATGCTCGAATGTAAGGAAGGTAAGATCATCTGATGAATATACAGTTATTCGGAAAGAATAAATGCTTCGACACCAAGAAGGCACAGCGCTTTTTCAAGGAGAGGGGCATTAAGTTCCAGTATATAGACCTTAAGCAGAAGCCTATGAGCCGCGGCGAGCTTGAAAGCGTTATAAAGGCTGTCGGCGGCCTTGACAAGGTCATTGATGAAAACAACAAGTCGCAGACTGCCACGCTTATAAAGTATCTCGCAGACGATGAGGCGAAAAAGGAAAAGCTGCTCGAAGACGGCACGCTTATGAAAACGCCTGTCGTGCGAAACGGCAAAGAGGCGGCTGTGGGATTTGCCCCCGATGTGTGGGAAAAATGGATAAAGGGATAGATTGGAGAATAAAATGAAAAGACCGATTTGTTTTCTGATTGCGGCAGTGATGAGCTCAGCACTGCTTGCAGCGTGCGGCGAGAGCGATTCAAGCTCAAAGCACCCCTCGCTGCTCGATGAGATAAATAATTCCTCGCAGACGGAGGACACGGGCGGCGGAACGAGCGGGCGCTCGACAAGCTATGAGTGGGTGCTCTCACCGACCATAGAGGCCGAGAATATCATAGCCCCCGACGGCGCACAGGTCAACACCGAGGGCATCGAGAACAATGCCTATATGCGTGTTGCTATAC from Ruminococcus sp. NK3A76 includes these protein-coding regions:
- a CDS encoding response regulator transcription factor, whose protein sequence is MDKQTVLVVDDDRDIVSAIARLLNDEGISVLKAYDGLEALDVIATRQVDLLVIDVMMPRLDGLSALMRIRQNNNIPVIVLSAKSEDTDKILGLSMGADDYITKPYNPLELIARVKANLRRYLTLGSAAASSPAKSVITVGGLELDKETKSITADGRKSTLTATEYKILELLMENAGRVFSAEEIYQRVWREDAYAVENTVMVHIRHIREKIEIDPKEPRYLKVVWGVGYKIEKR
- a CDS encoding HAMP domain-containing sensor histidine kinase, with translation MDTKLKKDEDNKTDEMISDSLEVTAPPDDKEGFLPPPAKGTVAYKLRARWIRMLMFILSAFLVAYGLTAVMALSCIEYAWDIEAAVMGDKQINETYSDKAEHRVGADEIENLYSSLCIVSSQVLRYDDMPFDYLSSVSNEIRAVTDKVFLDEGEGFTRLAGVDDRFEYFVSYGGRYMTNIEGLSANSGYDEIVKKLGSDDAYYLRLGDKTYSGGVNKQRVGRTDYESGDLKAAEPYLPLGSAYYDEDYKAHIFSYYKYAYDTTVFENEELPSADSSGDYPYYKGGVRYKYNEKLDELIADKTLKKLDDSGIKVALGLKPYTDKAAGALDKDEQVSLSKGLVISLMPVGAVLFVIVILLMVRCGYDRDTGRFVASYWLDKRFSAEVFLFSAIAALAGEGALFDSLSGEIKLALDRKDIVFFSSFALGTLLLWIIGFGSVLVMLRKLKTRTFFSTSLLVKLIGFVSKGLSDVYERSSRRLMRTSYHKLSVSKRVFVRSIIFAVLTGFAILLPAVIYLDGGWSPDDMSVVFVFLTVYAVYFVWYVLTSLDYFHNSELLCKKLETISSGEKYEGDKPQPTSPFYEPFMGLDKLDERIKFQAQEMVRSERTKVELVTNVSHDLKTPLTSIISYTYLLSKEEMSDEARDYVKILSQKSEKLKAIVNDVFTLAKAASGAEIKHERLDLAMLINQTIASNQDIIEQSGFAVKTTVPDEAVFIMGDGDKLSRVLQNLLDNALKYSLRGTRVYIELSVSERRAQAIFKNTAAEEMQFTAEEITERFTRGDKSRTDGGSGLGLSIAKTFTEACGGAFRIELDGDVFKAIAEFDTLYDQ
- a CDS encoding aldose 1-epimerase family protein; this encodes MKATVKTASLEISANTSGAELCSVKKDGVEYIWQAGDAWKRYAPILFPFICSPKGKKYKANGVEYTMPTNHGFARDKEFALKEQTDNSLSFVLTSDEETLKVYPYDFELTVSFTVDGDSVEVLNSVKNTGKGDMYFYLGGHPAFNCPLEEGLSFDDYEIRYEKTETIIQPLLTGGERTVIDNAQGYKLTRALFDHDVIMKDKPNSKSITLMSDKGSRSVTLRFPESECIAVWSSTGNDEARFVCLEPWTSVPVYADDEFEDIEKKPHAVKLAAGGKFDYRYYIEVK
- the dtd gene encoding D-aminoacyl-tRNA deacylase; the encoded protein is MKAVIQRVNYADVKVGGETVGETGKGYLILFGAAVGDTEEDADRLAAKISTLRIFSDENDKINLSIKDVGGDILCVSQFTLCADCRKGNRPSFTDAMPPEEANRLYEYFCDKCAELAECKVGRGVFGADMKVTLQNDGPFTVMLECKEGKII
- a CDS encoding glutaredoxin domain-containing protein, whose protein sequence is MNIQLFGKNKCFDTKKAQRFFKERGIKFQYIDLKQKPMSRGELESVIKAVGGLDKVIDENNKSQTATLIKYLADDEAKKEKLLEDGTLMKTPVVRNGKEAAVGFAPDVWEKWIKG